From Xiphophorus couchianus chromosome 23, X_couchianus-1.0, whole genome shotgun sequence, one genomic window encodes:
- the mchr2b gene encoding melanin concentrating hormone receptor 2b, translated as MNETDIICENKTSSNFSDLSCLTTAAAPYNPIDITTFMHIFPSIYGILCSVGVIANALVIYAVAACKKKMVSDIYVLNLAIADMLFLLVMPFNIHQLVRDRQWVFGNFMCKAVVVVDVSNQFTTVGIVTVLCIDRYIAIVHPSSERRTVQWTIVINLLVWLGSVLLTVPVMIYAKVISREHMEVCMMFLDGPEDMYWYTLYQSILGFIIPLIIISTFYSLTLYHVFSSIRRVKRKQSVWAKRATKMVLMVIALFLICWSPYHVIQVINLTNNRPTIAFVYAYNISICLSYSHSCINPLMLLLFAQNYRERLCRRNALHSSQHSSKVTVVKADGSSTANDPNYRITVI; from the exons ATGAATGAAACGGACATTATCTGCGAAAACAAAACATCGTCCAACTTTAGTGATTTGTCATGTCTAACTACAGCTGCCGCGCCTTACAACCCCATCGACATCACCACCTTCATGCACATTTTCCCCTCCATCTACGGCATCCTGTGCTCCGTCGGAGTCATCGCCAACGCGCTGGTGATCTACGCGGTCGCAGCGTGCAAGAAGAAGATGGTCTCGGACATCTACGTGCTCAACTTGGCCATAGCTGACATGCTGTTCTTGCTGGTGATGCCCTTCAACATCCACCAGCTGGTCAGGGACAGGCAGTGGGTCTTCGGAAACTTTATGTGCAAggcggtggtggtggtggatGTCAGCAACCAGTTCACCACCGTGGGGATAGTTACAGTGCTGTGCATTGACCG GTATATCGCCATTGTGCATCCCAGCTCAGAGCGGCGGACCGTGCAGTGGACCATCGTAATCAACTTGCTGGTGTGGCTGGGCAGCGTCCTTCTCACCGTGCCCGTCATGATCTACGCCAAGGTGATCAGCAGGGAGCACATGGAGGTGTGCATGATGTTCCTGGACGGGCCGGAGGACATGTACTGGTACACGCTCTACCAGTCCATCCTGGGCTTCATCATTCcgctcatcatcatcagcacCTTCTATTCGCTCACCCTCTACCATGTGTTCAGCTCCATCCGCCGGGTCAAGCGCAAGCAGTCGGTGTGGGCCAAGAGGGCCACCAAAATGGTGCTGATGGTCATCGCCTTGTTCCTGATCTGCTGGTCGCCCTACCACGTCATCCAGGTGATCAACCTGACCAACAACCGGCCCACCATCGCCTTCGTCTACGCGTACAACATCAGCATCTGCCTCAGCTACTCGCACAGTTGCATCAACCCGCTCATGCTGCTCCTCTTCGCCCAGAACTACCGCGAGCGCCTGTGCCGGCGGAACGCGCTGCACAGCTCGCAGCACTCCTCCAAGGTCACCGTGGTCAAAGCCGACGGCTCCAGCACGGCAAACGACCCCAACTACCGCATTACGGTCATCTAG